In Desulfovermiculus halophilus DSM 18834, one DNA window encodes the following:
- a CDS encoding amino acid ABC transporter ATP-binding protein, which yields MHQAKDADQAIIQATGICKRFSNGVVALDGVDMQIEKQEVVVVIGPSGSGKSTLLRCLNGLETIDAGSIVIDGIPLDRKAKNRLLIRTEVGMVFQSFNLFPHMTVLDNITLAPQRVRKMRRGHAEELGMSLLQKVGMEDKYDTFPAQLSGGQQQRAAIARALAMRPAVMLFDEATSALDPEMIGDVLQVMKDLAREGMTMVVVTHEMGFAREVGDQVIFMEDGKIVEQGPTEHFFQHPDHERTRHFLSKIL from the coding sequence ATGCATCAGGCCAAAGACGCAGATCAGGCAATTATCCAGGCTACAGGGATCTGCAAGCGCTTTTCGAACGGGGTTGTGGCCTTGGACGGCGTGGATATGCAGATCGAAAAACAGGAGGTTGTCGTGGTTATCGGGCCCTCCGGGTCGGGGAAATCCACCCTCCTTCGCTGCTTGAACGGATTGGAGACAATCGATGCCGGATCAATCGTCATCGACGGCATCCCCCTGGACCGCAAGGCCAAGAATCGTTTGCTGATCCGCACCGAGGTGGGGATGGTCTTTCAATCCTTCAATCTCTTTCCCCATATGACTGTCCTGGACAATATCACCCTCGCCCCGCAAAGGGTGCGCAAAATGCGCCGCGGCCACGCGGAAGAGTTGGGCATGAGTCTCTTGCAGAAAGTGGGCATGGAGGATAAATACGATACGTTTCCAGCCCAGCTCTCCGGAGGCCAGCAGCAGCGGGCGGCTATTGCCCGGGCGTTGGCCATGCGCCCGGCAGTCATGCTTTTTGACGAAGCAACCTCGGCCCTGGACCCGGAGATGATCGGCGACGTCCTGCAGGTGATGAAGGACTTGGCCCGGGAAGGAATGACCATGGTTGTGGTCACCCATGAGATGGGGTTCGCCCGGGAGGTCGGGGATCAGGTCATCTTCATGGAGGACGGAAAGATCGTGGAGCAGGGTCCGACCGAGCATTTTTTTCAGCACCCGGACCATGAACGGACCCGGCATTTTTTAAGCAAAATTCTCTAA
- a CDS encoding transporter substrate-binding domain-containing protein → MAVRMLRVTILGVCMVLGLAFMAQAKDVRTALSQESTLEQIQQRGALRVGFSTFVPWAMKDKEGDFIGFEIDVARALAEDMGVEPEFVPTKWSGIIPALLTGKFDIIIGGMGIRPQRNLKVNFSIPYDHSGMSIVANRHVAPGYDSLDDFNKPSVTVAARIGTTAAQSAKTHLPKATLRLFDDEAQALQELLTKRAHALVASQPLPEQQAIKYSKQLYLPLDGETFTTEPIGFAVRKGDYDFINFLNNWIRVKKAEGWLKSRHQYWFTTMEWKSRVQ, encoded by the coding sequence ATGGCTGTGCGGATGCTGCGCGTAACGATACTTGGAGTATGCATGGTGCTGGGGCTGGCCTTCATGGCCCAGGCCAAGGACGTACGGACTGCCTTGAGCCAGGAAAGCACCCTGGAACAGATCCAGCAGCGGGGCGCCTTGCGGGTTGGGTTTTCCACCTTTGTTCCCTGGGCCATGAAGGACAAGGAAGGCGATTTTATCGGGTTTGAGATCGATGTAGCCAGGGCCCTGGCTGAAGATATGGGGGTGGAGCCGGAGTTTGTGCCCACCAAATGGTCCGGAATCATCCCGGCCCTGCTGACAGGGAAGTTCGATATCATTATCGGCGGGATGGGCATTCGTCCGCAGCGAAACCTGAAGGTGAACTTCAGCATCCCCTACGATCACTCCGGAATGTCCATTGTGGCCAACAGGCATGTAGCCCCGGGATATGACAGCCTGGATGACTTCAACAAGCCCTCGGTGACTGTAGCGGCCCGGATCGGGACCACAGCGGCCCAGTCGGCAAAGACGCATTTGCCCAAAGCCACGCTGCGCCTGTTCGATGACGAGGCCCAGGCCCTGCAGGAGCTGCTGACCAAGCGGGCCCATGCCCTGGTGGCCAGCCAGCCCCTGCCTGAACAGCAGGCCATCAAGTATTCAAAGCAGCTCTATCTGCCCCTGGACGGAGAGACCTTCACCACCGAGCCCATCGGCTTTGCCGTACGCAAAGGGGACTACGACTTCATCAATTTCCTGAACAATTGGATCCGGGTCAAAAAGGCCGAAGGATGGCTGAAAAGTCGGCACCAGTATTGGTTCACCACAATGGAGTGGAAGAGCAGGGTGCAGTAG
- a CDS encoding hydrogenase iron-sulfur subunit, translated as MDDTFEPVIIGFLCNWCAYAGGDLAGVSRMQYPPNMRPIRVMCSGMVPPSMVAEALSKGADGVIVMGUHLGECHYLDGNHKALARAEILPLVLAEQGIDPQRAAIEWVSSAEASRFAEVVTRFTETIRSLGPNPLKKDRQKEAA; from the coding sequence ATGGACGACACATTCGAACCGGTGATCATCGGTTTTCTGTGCAACTGGTGCGCGTATGCCGGAGGGGACCTGGCCGGGGTTTCCCGCATGCAGTATCCCCCGAACATGCGGCCCATCCGGGTCATGTGCTCAGGGATGGTCCCCCCCTCAATGGTCGCGGAAGCCCTGAGCAAGGGAGCTGACGGGGTCATTGTCATGGGCTGACACCTGGGTGAATGCCATTACCTGGACGGTAATCACAAAGCATTGGCCCGGGCAGAGATTCTTCCCCTTGTTCTGGCCGAGCAGGGCATCGACCCCCAGCGGGCGGCCATTGAATGGGTCTCTTCAGCCGAAGCCTCTCGGTTTGCGGAGGTGGTGACCAGGTTTACGGAAACCATCCGCTCCCTGGGGCCCAACCCCTTGAAAAAGGACCGGCAGAAGGAGGCTGCGTAA
- a CDS encoding amino acid ABC transporter permease — MWHRGVSWTWLDSALLFFVFCGLAWLGSIAAGGLTYSWQWEAIPQFILRWDQECGHWVPGVLLQGLFTTIRLSFWSTFLALCIGVVMGMFRVSPSLFKRLVAQTYVGLSRNLPPLVLVFIFYYFFSDQLLPSLGLQDFLSRQSEGMQLIVSWIWADPADMLVFIAAVCTLALYEGAYITEIVRSGIESIERGQWEAGHVLGLSSLDQLRFVILPQAVRRVIPPLTGQFISTIKDSAIVSVISVPDLTFQGMELMAGTFLTFEVWITITGMYFLLTFACSLAARRVEVSMQKRE, encoded by the coding sequence GTGTGGCACCGAGGGGTCAGCTGGACCTGGCTTGATTCAGCGCTACTTTTCTTTGTTTTTTGCGGCCTTGCATGGCTGGGCAGCATTGCGGCCGGAGGACTGACCTACTCCTGGCAGTGGGAGGCCATACCCCAGTTCATTCTCCGCTGGGACCAGGAATGCGGGCACTGGGTGCCGGGTGTGCTTCTCCAGGGCCTGTTCACCACCATCCGGCTCAGCTTCTGGAGCACGTTCCTGGCCCTGTGCATTGGGGTGGTCATGGGCATGTTCCGGGTCAGCCCCAGTCTTTTCAAGCGGCTCGTGGCCCAGACCTATGTTGGGCTGAGCCGTAACCTGCCTCCCCTGGTCCTGGTCTTCATCTTCTACTACTTCTTTAGCGATCAGCTGCTGCCCAGCCTGGGCCTGCAGGATTTCCTCAGCCGGCAGTCGGAAGGCATGCAGCTGATCGTGTCCTGGATCTGGGCTGATCCCGCCGACATGCTGGTTTTTATCGCAGCAGTGTGCACCCTGGCCCTGTATGAGGGCGCCTACATTACAGAGATCGTTCGGTCCGGCATTGAATCCATTGAACGCGGTCAATGGGAGGCGGGCCATGTCCTGGGGCTGTCTTCCCTGGATCAGTTGCGTTTCGTCATACTGCCTCAGGCCGTGCGTCGGGTCATTCCTCCTCTGACCGGGCAGTTCATCTCCACCATCAAGGACTCGGCCATTGTCTCAGTCATCTCGGTTCCGGATTTGACATTTCAGGGAATGGAGCTCATGGCCGGAACCTTTTTGACTTTCGAGGTCTGGATCACGATCACCGGGATGTACTTTCTGCTCACCTTCGCCTGTTCTCTGGCCGCCCGCAGAGTGGAGGTGAGCATGCAAAAGCGGGAATAG
- a CDS encoding amino acid ABC transporter permease, translated as MTIPFFQNTARPWEPWWSIGRYLLLVGVIIWLAGRGAENLGYNWQWYRLDDAVLWFQDGRPRAGPLLIGLAMTLKISGAALMVSLVLGLATALLRLLPSAVGRLLARVYLELVRNIPLLILIFFIYFVLGPLFGLGRFASAVLALSLFEGAYVSEIFRGGIVSIHRGQWEAAYSLGLSTWDMYARVVLPQALRRIIPPLTGQAVSLVKDSALVSTISIYDLTMQGQALVAETFLAFEVWFTVAGMYLVLTISLSLAARALERRLAVRYAG; from the coding sequence ATGACCATTCCTTTTTTCCAAAACACGGCCCGTCCCTGGGAGCCCTGGTGGAGCATTGGGCGCTACCTGCTGCTTGTAGGCGTTATTATCTGGCTGGCGGGCCGCGGGGCCGAAAATCTAGGCTATAATTGGCAATGGTATCGGCTTGATGATGCCGTGCTCTGGTTCCAGGATGGCCGCCCGCGGGCCGGACCACTGCTCATCGGTCTGGCCATGACCTTAAAGATTTCCGGTGCCGCTTTGATGGTGTCCCTGGTGCTCGGGCTGGCCACCGCCCTGTTGCGCCTCCTGCCGTCCGCCGTCGGCCGCTTGCTGGCCAGGGTCTATCTGGAGCTGGTCCGCAATATCCCTTTGCTTATCCTTATTTTCTTTATCTACTTTGTCCTGGGGCCCTTGTTCGGTCTGGGCCGTTTTGCCTCCGCAGTCCTGGCCCTGAGCCTTTTCGAGGGGGCGTACGTTTCGGAGATCTTCCGTGGAGGCATCGTCTCCATCCACCGGGGGCAATGGGAGGCGGCATACAGCCTGGGTCTCTCCACCTGGGATATGTATGCTCGTGTGGTCCTGCCCCAGGCCCTGCGCCGCATTATCCCGCCCTTGACCGGGCAGGCGGTTTCCCTGGTCAAGGATTCGGCTCTGGTCAGCACCATATCCATCTACGATTTGACCATGCAGGGGCAGGCCCTGGTGGCTGAAACCTTTCTGGCCTTTGAGGTCTGGTTTACAGTGGCCGGGATGTATCTGGTGCTGACCATATCCCTGTCCCTTGCAGCCCGGGCCCTGGAACGCAGGCTGGCTGTGCGCTATGCCGGATAG
- a CDS encoding ATP-grasp domain-containing protein, whose amino-acid sequence MKNVFVVGLNDLNAQRLKRLRGVDDVEFHGLLDPAIVYETESFNIPAMLEVAERQLAEFDGTVDAIIGYMDFPVSTMLPLLCAKFGTRSTSLESLLKCEHKYWSRVTQAEVIPEHIPAFTAFDPFDDQALAKIGQANLAFPFFVKPIKSSGSRLGFRIDNPEDFDYAMERFRAEIDSISEPFNFVLNQIDLPEEIRAVDGGFCMAEQVIGGRQCTLEGYVYEGEVVPYGVVDSIRYPQVLSFFYYLYPSKLPQHVQNKMGDLAKTIMNHVGYDNCGFNIEFFWDEVQDRIWLLEINTRIAQSHCDAFEKVDGVSHQQVTVDLALGRRPDMPRGEGGYGVAAEFFYRVFFKDATVARAPSPEEVEAAAAKVPGTTIIPQVREGMRLSDLPEQDSYSYAVACIWMGANKQSSLLWNYERVLKGLEFEFVDIEE is encoded by the coding sequence ATGAAGAATGTTTTTGTTGTTGGTCTCAACGACCTGAATGCCCAGCGGTTGAAACGGCTGCGCGGTGTGGATGACGTCGAGTTTCACGGCCTGCTCGACCCGGCGATCGTCTATGAGACGGAGAGCTTTAACATCCCGGCCATGCTGGAGGTTGCGGAACGCCAGCTTGCGGAATTTGACGGCACGGTGGATGCCATCATCGGTTACATGGATTTTCCGGTATCCACCATGCTGCCGCTGCTGTGCGCCAAGTTCGGCACGCGTTCGACGTCTCTGGAGAGCCTGCTCAAATGTGAGCACAAATACTGGAGCCGGGTGACCCAGGCCGAGGTGATCCCGGAGCATATTCCGGCTTTTACGGCATTTGATCCCTTTGACGACCAGGCCCTGGCCAAGATAGGGCAGGCCAATCTGGCCTTTCCGTTTTTTGTCAAACCTATCAAGTCGTCAGGCTCGCGTCTCGGGTTCCGGATCGATAACCCGGAAGATTTTGACTACGCCATGGAAAGATTCCGGGCCGAGATCGATTCCATCTCCGAACCGTTCAACTTTGTCCTGAACCAGATTGATCTGCCGGAGGAGATACGGGCTGTTGACGGCGGTTTCTGCATGGCCGAGCAGGTCATAGGCGGGCGGCAATGCACCCTTGAAGGGTATGTGTATGAAGGCGAGGTGGTACCCTACGGGGTCGTGGACTCCATTCGTTACCCCCAGGTTTTGAGCTTCTTTTATTATCTGTATCCTTCGAAATTGCCTCAGCATGTGCAAAACAAGATGGGGGATTTGGCCAAAACCATCATGAACCACGTAGGTTATGACAATTGCGGATTCAATATCGAGTTTTTTTGGGACGAGGTGCAGGACCGGATTTGGCTTTTGGAGATCAACACCCGGATAGCGCAAAGCCACTGCGATGCCTTTGAGAAAGTGGACGGGGTGAGCCATCAGCAGGTGACAGTGGACTTGGCCCTGGGGCGAAGACCTGATATGCCACGGGGCGAAGGCGGATATGGAGTGGCGGCTGAGTTCTTTTACCGGGTGTTCTTCAAAGACGCTACAGTGGCCCGGGCGCCAAGCCCGGAGGAGGTTGAGGCTGCCGCAGCCAAGGTCCCGGGCACGACCATAATCCCTCAGGTCAGAGAGGGCATGCGGCTTTCCGACCTGCCTGAGCAGGATTCCTACAGTTATGCTGTGGCCTGCATCTGGATGGGAGCGAACAAGCAATCGTCGCTGCTTTGGAATTACGAGCGGGTGCTCAAAGGCCTGGAATTTGAGTTTGTGGATATTGAAGAGTAG
- a CDS encoding FAD-dependent oxidoreductase — translation MPTNPVGAAMVVGGGVAGIQAALDLAESGYYVYMVEKSPGIGGAMAQLDKTFPTNDCAMUIISPKLVECGRHLNIELLTLSEVVDVQGKKGDFTVTVKKHPRYVDMEKCIACGLCAEKCPKKVDDAFNMGLNKRKAAYIQYGQTVPLKYAIDPQHCIYLTKGKCRACEKFCPTGAINFEDQEQEVDIQVGAMILAPGFEPYDPTGMDIYGYDQIPDVVTSLEYERLLSSSGPCMGHLERPSDNTKPEKIAWIQCVGSRNTNRCANGYCSSVCCMYAIKQAQVTAEHVHGDAPEQRIFFMDIRTHGKEFERYYEEARSKGIDFVRSRPHTVLPGPKNQGAVLHYVTEDGTVHEEHYDMVVLSVGLEPAKDAKKLAQIVGFDLDHYGFGAGGTFSPVSSSVDGVFLTGAFEGPMAIPRSVTQASTAASEVAKSLLPAKNSLTQDKTYPREMEIGGQEPRIGVFVCSCGINIAGVVDVQEVAEYARGLPYVQLVENNLFTCSTDTQELLAQKIKDNNLNRIVIAACTPRTHEPLFQDTLKEAGLNAYMVEMANIRNHNAWVHQKEPERATAKAKDQVRMAVAKVTRNQPLSELEVNVTQKALVIGGGAAGMTAALELADQGYPAVLIEKSGSLGGNALHLGQTESGEDVSAWVRSLVHKVENHQDIQVWTKASVQSTTGSVGSFQSQVDVAGESRTLDYGAAVVATGAREHKPESYLYGQDGRVMTHLEFDRQLVENLEQTAQSKGVAFIQCVGSRIPERMYCSRICCTHTMQSAIGLKERNPDLDVFVLYRDIRTYGRHEDLYTKARGLGVMFIRYDLENLPQVEAGEDELQVEVFDSILQHRVRLEASYLVLATAIVPSDSSDLVSLYKCGLNQDGFLNEAHPKLRPVDMSVDGLFVAGLCTYPKNLSESISQAKAAASRAGVILSRSVMKLDAIKSYVTENCDGCALCLDVCPYQAISLETVSRNGETHRRIAVDKALCKGCGLCEATCPKDGVLVHGFTLEQMRSQVDAALGV, via the coding sequence ATGCCCACAAATCCTGTAGGCGCGGCCATGGTTGTCGGCGGGGGAGTGGCCGGCATCCAGGCCGCTCTGGACCTGGCTGAAAGCGGATATTATGTGTACATGGTGGAGAAGAGTCCGGGAATCGGCGGGGCCATGGCCCAACTGGACAAGACCTTCCCCACCAACGATTGCGCCATGTGAATTATCTCCCCCAAGTTGGTCGAGTGCGGTCGGCACTTGAATATTGAGCTTTTGACCCTTTCCGAAGTGGTCGATGTGCAGGGGAAAAAGGGCGATTTTACAGTCACGGTGAAAAAGCATCCCCGCTATGTGGACATGGAAAAGTGCATAGCCTGCGGGCTGTGCGCGGAAAAGTGCCCCAAAAAGGTGGACGATGCCTTCAATATGGGCCTGAACAAACGCAAGGCGGCCTATATTCAATACGGGCAGACCGTTCCTTTGAAATACGCCATCGATCCTCAGCACTGCATCTATCTGACCAAGGGCAAATGCCGTGCCTGCGAAAAGTTCTGTCCCACCGGGGCGATCAATTTCGAGGACCAGGAGCAGGAGGTGGACATCCAGGTGGGGGCCATGATTCTGGCTCCGGGCTTTGAGCCCTATGATCCGACTGGGATGGACATATACGGCTACGACCAGATTCCGGACGTTGTGACCAGCCTGGAGTATGAACGGCTCCTCTCCAGCTCCGGCCCGTGCATGGGCCACCTGGAGCGGCCGTCGGACAACACTAAGCCGGAAAAGATCGCCTGGATCCAGTGCGTGGGCTCGCGGAACACCAACCGCTGCGCCAACGGATACTGCTCCAGCGTGTGCTGCATGTACGCCATCAAGCAGGCCCAGGTCACAGCCGAGCATGTGCACGGGGACGCCCCGGAGCAGCGCATCTTCTTTATGGACATCCGGACTCACGGCAAGGAGTTCGAACGCTACTATGAAGAGGCCCGGTCCAAAGGCATCGATTTCGTCCGCTCCAGGCCGCACACCGTGCTCCCCGGGCCCAAGAACCAAGGCGCGGTCCTGCACTATGTGACCGAAGACGGAACCGTGCACGAGGAGCACTATGATATGGTGGTCCTGTCCGTTGGCCTGGAACCGGCAAAGGACGCCAAGAAGCTGGCCCAGATCGTCGGCTTTGATCTGGATCATTACGGGTTTGGGGCTGGAGGAACATTTTCCCCGGTCTCCAGCTCTGTGGACGGCGTGTTCCTCACCGGGGCCTTTGAAGGCCCCATGGCCATTCCCAGGTCAGTGACCCAGGCCTCCACCGCCGCGTCTGAGGTGGCCAAGTCCCTTTTGCCGGCCAAGAACTCTCTGACCCAGGACAAGACCTACCCCCGGGAGATGGAGATCGGCGGGCAGGAGCCCAGGATCGGGGTCTTTGTCTGTTCCTGCGGGATCAACATCGCCGGGGTGGTGGATGTGCAGGAGGTGGCCGAGTATGCCCGCGGCCTGCCCTATGTGCAGTTGGTGGAGAACAATCTCTTTACCTGCTCCACAGACACCCAGGAGCTTTTGGCCCAAAAGATCAAGGACAACAATCTGAACCGGATTGTGATTGCCGCCTGCACCCCCAGGACCCACGAGCCCCTGTTTCAGGACACCCTGAAAGAGGCCGGGCTGAACGCCTACATGGTGGAGATGGCCAATATCCGGAACCACAACGCCTGGGTCCACCAGAAGGAGCCGGAAAGAGCCACGGCCAAGGCCAAGGATCAGGTCCGCATGGCGGTGGCCAAGGTCACCCGCAATCAGCCCCTTTCCGAGCTGGAGGTGAACGTGACCCAAAAGGCCCTGGTCATCGGCGGGGGCGCGGCCGGGATGACCGCCGCCCTGGAACTGGCGGACCAGGGCTATCCCGCGGTGCTCATCGAAAAGAGCGGGAGCTTGGGCGGCAATGCCCTGCATCTGGGGCAGACTGAGAGCGGGGAGGACGTCTCGGCCTGGGTTCGGTCTCTGGTGCATAAGGTGGAGAACCACCAGGACATTCAGGTCTGGACCAAGGCATCCGTGCAGTCCACAACCGGCTCTGTGGGCAGCTTCCAGAGCCAGGTGGATGTGGCCGGAGAAAGCAGGACCCTGGACTATGGAGCGGCAGTTGTGGCCACCGGGGCCCGGGAGCATAAGCCGGAATCCTATCTGTACGGGCAAGACGGCCGGGTCATGACCCATCTGGAGTTCGACCGCCAGCTTGTTGAAAATCTGGAGCAGACCGCTCAGTCCAAGGGCGTGGCCTTTATCCAGTGCGTGGGCTCCCGGATTCCGGAACGGATGTACTGCAGCCGCATCTGCTGCACGCACACCATGCAGTCGGCCATCGGCCTGAAAGAACGCAACCCGGACCTGGATGTCTTTGTCCTCTATCGGGACATCCGGACCTATGGACGGCACGAAGACCTGTACACCAAGGCCCGTGGGCTGGGAGTGATGTTTATCCGCTACGACCTGGAAAACCTGCCCCAGGTGGAAGCCGGAGAGGATGAGCTGCAGGTGGAGGTTTTCGATTCCATTTTGCAGCACAGAGTGCGCCTTGAGGCCTCTTATCTGGTCCTGGCCACAGCCATTGTGCCCAGCGACAGCAGCGATCTGGTCAGTCTGTACAAGTGCGGCCTGAACCAGGACGGCTTTCTGAACGAGGCCCACCCCAAGCTGCGGCCTGTGGATATGAGCGTGGACGGCCTGTTTGTCGCCGGGCTGTGCACCTATCCCAAGAACCTGAGTGAGTCCATCTCCCAGGCCAAGGCTGCGGCCTCCAGGGCCGGGGTCATTTTGTCCAGGTCGGTGATGAAGCTGGACGCAATCAAGTCCTATGTTACGGAGAACTGCGACGGATGCGCCCTGTGCCTGGATGTCTGCCCCTATCAGGCCATCAGCTTGGAAACGGTTTCCAGGAACGGGGAAACGCACAGACGGATTGCAGTGGACAAGGCGCTGTGCAAAGGCTGTGGGCTGTGCGAGGCCACCTGCCCCAAGGACGGGGTCCTTGTCCACGGATTCACCCTGGAGCAGATGCGCAGCCAGGTGGATGCGGCTCTCGGGGTCTAG
- a CDS encoding thiolase family protein: MQEVVIVSACRTAIGTFGGTLRDVNGAFLGSVTMGEAVRRAGIDPEIIDDVRYGCCMEHHNTLNVTRVAALMAGIPESVPAATVNRVCISGMEAALSGMAMIQAGMADVVVAGGMEHMSGVPYALSGARWGYRLQDNTVEDALIHALHAGSHLLPLGEDAPVDLTTSPGKDLLGKPYIMGHTAEFVADKYGLTREEMDEVALRSHNNVQRANEQGDFDQEIVPVEVPRRKKDPIVFAKDEHFRPDLSMQDLAKLPPAFLPKTGKVTAGNASGINDGSAGMVIMSASRARELGLSPLATIKAVGKGACHPSVMGLSPVPAVQDLVGKSGYEIADFDLVELNEAFAAQYLGCERELGLNRERTNINGSGIGIGHPVGATGARIMVTLTHALRKSGKNLGLATLCGGGGVSMACALEING, from the coding sequence ATGCAGGAGGTGGTCATTGTCAGCGCGTGCCGGACAGCGATCGGGACATTCGGCGGGACTCTCAGGGATGTGAACGGAGCGTTTCTGGGCAGCGTGACCATGGGGGAAGCAGTCCGCAGGGCGGGGATCGATCCAGAGATAATAGACGATGTTCGCTACGGCTGCTGCATGGAACACCACAATACATTAAATGTCACCCGGGTAGCCGCCTTGATGGCCGGCATTCCGGAGTCGGTCCCCGCGGCGACTGTGAACCGGGTCTGCATCTCCGGAATGGAAGCCGCCCTTTCCGGCATGGCCATGATCCAGGCCGGGATGGCCGATGTGGTTGTGGCCGGCGGCATGGAGCACATGTCCGGGGTGCCGTATGCCCTGTCCGGGGCCCGGTGGGGCTACAGGCTGCAGGACAACACTGTGGAGGACGCCTTGATTCATGCCCTGCACGCCGGGTCTCACCTTTTGCCCTTGGGGGAGGACGCGCCAGTGGATCTGACCACGTCCCCGGGAAAGGATCTGCTGGGCAAGCCCTACATCATGGGCCATACAGCCGAGTTCGTGGCCGACAAATACGGCTTGACCAGGGAGGAGATGGACGAGGTCGCCCTGCGCAGCCACAACAACGTGCAGCGGGCGAATGAACAGGGCGATTTCGACCAGGAGATCGTGCCCGTGGAGGTGCCCAGGCGGAAGAAGGATCCCATTGTCTTTGCCAAGGACGAGCATTTTCGTCCCGATCTGAGCATGCAGGACCTGGCCAAGCTGCCGCCGGCCTTTCTTCCCAAGACCGGAAAGGTCACCGCCGGAAACGCCAGCGGGATCAACGACGGCTCTGCCGGGATGGTCATCATGTCCGCTTCCAGGGCCAGGGAGCTGGGGCTTTCCCCTCTGGCCACCATCAAGGCGGTGGGCAAGGGGGCGTGTCATCCCTCGGTCATGGGCCTGTCCCCTGTGCCCGCGGTCCAGGATCTGGTGGGAAAGAGCGGCTACGAGATCGCGGACTTTGATCTTGTCGAGCTCAACGAGGCCTTTGCCGCCCAGTATCTGGGCTGTGAGCGGGAATTGGGCCTGAACCGGGAACGCACGAACATCAATGGATCCGGGATAGGCATCGGCCATCCGGTGGGGGCCACAGGGGCCAGGATCATGGTCACTTTGACCCATGCCCTGCGCAAAAGCGGCAAGAATTTGGGGCTGGCCACCCTGTGCGGAGGCGGAGGGGTGTCCATGGCCTGTGCTTTGGAGATCAACGGATAG